In one window of Actinomycetota bacterium DNA:
- a CDS encoding long-chain fatty acid--CoA ligase codes for MGPSWESRFWTANYPPGVPATHEYPEVPLTRFLDDSARQFPNAPALDFMGNRWTYAELKQLVDTFAAALKGLGVAKGTAVGIILPNLPQNVIAYYATHRLGGIVVENNPLYTERELQHQLEDAGVEVLITLDQFYAKVKTIRPELPKLREVVVTNVFDGMKGIKAMLGPKTSKGKAVLAPVGKTEPVKFWKDIMKNARGPVQQAPIDAKKDLALLQYTGGTTGVSKGVMLTHHNLVTNAWQNRLWLSDIQPGKEVVICALPLFHSYGQTVCMNVGVLGAGMLVLVANPRDIGALLKEIDRTRPTLFPGVPTLYVNLLAHPDLKNYKLDSIRACISGAAPLPVEVQQQWEQVTGGKLVEGYGLSETSPSSHANPVYGKRKIGTIGLPLPDTDCKLVDVDDPSKDISPPGPGELVIKGPQVMQGYWNRPEETHDVLRDGWLYTGDIAEVDDEGYFKIVDRKKDMIIVGGFNVYPRDVEEVLYQHPKILEAAVVGLRSSKSGEMVKAYIVLKKGETATEDEMEAFCRERLTAYKVPKAFEFRDDLPKTMVGKVLRRALVEEEKQRAEAAK; via the coding sequence ATGGGGCCCTCGTGGGAGAGCCGTTTCTGGACCGCGAACTATCCGCCGGGCGTTCCGGCGACGCATGAGTACCCGGAGGTGCCGCTCACGCGCTTCCTCGACGATTCCGCGCGGCAGTTCCCCAACGCCCCGGCGCTCGACTTCATGGGCAACCGATGGACGTACGCGGAGCTGAAGCAGCTGGTAGATACGTTCGCCGCTGCGCTCAAAGGGCTCGGTGTCGCGAAGGGCACGGCGGTCGGGATCATCCTTCCGAACCTCCCACAGAACGTCATCGCGTACTACGCGACGCATCGCCTCGGCGGGATCGTCGTCGAGAACAACCCGCTGTACACCGAACGGGAGCTTCAGCACCAGCTCGAGGACGCCGGCGTCGAGGTGTTGATCACCCTCGACCAGTTCTACGCGAAGGTGAAGACGATCCGTCCGGAGCTGCCGAAGCTGCGCGAGGTGGTCGTCACGAACGTCTTCGACGGCATGAAGGGCATCAAGGCGATGCTCGGTCCGAAGACGAGCAAGGGCAAGGCCGTGCTCGCGCCGGTCGGCAAGACGGAGCCGGTGAAGTTCTGGAAGGACATCATGAAGAACGCGCGGGGGCCGGTGCAGCAAGCGCCGATCGACGCGAAGAAGGATCTCGCGCTCCTGCAGTACACGGGCGGGACGACGGGCGTCTCGAAAGGCGTCATGCTGACGCACCACAACCTCGTGACGAACGCGTGGCAGAACCGGCTCTGGCTCTCCGACATCCAGCCTGGGAAGGAAGTCGTCATCTGCGCGCTGCCGCTGTTCCATTCCTACGGGCAGACGGTCTGCATGAACGTCGGCGTGCTCGGCGCGGGGATGCTCGTGCTCGTCGCGAACCCGCGTGACATCGGAGCGCTGCTCAAGGAGATCGACCGGACGCGTCCGACGTTGTTCCCCGGCGTACCGACGCTGTACGTGAACCTCCTCGCCCACCCCGACCTCAAGAACTACAAGCTCGACTCGATCCGCGCGTGCATCTCCGGCGCGGCGCCGCTTCCGGTCGAGGTGCAGCAGCAATGGGAGCAGGTCACCGGCGGGAAGCTCGTCGAGGGGTACGGGCTGTCGGAGACGTCGCCGTCGTCGCACGCGAACCCGGTGTACGGCAAGCGGAAGATCGGCACCATCGGCCTGCCGCTGCCCGACACGGACTGCAAGCTCGTCGACGTCGATGATCCTTCGAAGGACATCTCCCCTCCCGGTCCGGGCGAGCTCGTCATCAAGGGGCCCCAGGTCATGCAGGGGTACTGGAACCGTCCTGAGGAGACGCACGACGTGTTGCGCGATGGCTGGCTCTACACGGGCGACATCGCGGAGGTCGACGACGAGGGGTACTTCAAGATCGTCGACCGCAAGAAGGACATGATCATCGTCGGCGGCTTCAACGTCTATCCGCGAGACGTCGAAGAGGTCCTGTATCAGCACCCGAAGATCCTCGAGGCCGCGGTCGTCGGGCTCCGAAGCTCCAAGTCCGGCGAGATGGTGAAGGCCTACATCGTGCTGAAGAAGGGCGAGACCGCGACCGAAGATGAGATGGAGGCGTTCTGTCGCGAGCGCCTCACGGCGTACAAGGTTCCGAAGGCCTTCGAGTTCCGCGACGATCTGCCCAAGACGATGGTCGGCAAGGTCTTGCGTCGCGCGTTGGTAGAGGAAGAGAAGCAGCGTGCGGAGGCCGCGAAGTAA
- a CDS encoding cell division protein CrgA — MPVSKSKRSRYQAPPKAKPKPSPRWIPVTVLVLLSLGVIDLILYYLSGTSTTGLFGFLNRYTIWPLIAGFSFIAAGFGLATQWR; from the coding sequence ATGCCGGTCTCTAAGTCCAAGCGAAGCCGCTACCAGGCTCCACCGAAAGCGAAGCCGAAGCCGTCGCCGCGATGGATCCCCGTCACGGTACTCGTCCTTCTTTCGCTCGGAGTGATCGACCTCATCCTTTACTACCTATCCGGCACCTCTACGACCGGGTTGTTCGGTTTCCTCAACCGGTACACGATCTGGCCGCTCATCGCCGGCTTCAGCTTCATCGCCGCGGGGTTCGGGCTCGCGACGCAGTGGCGCTAG
- a CDS encoding PHP-associated domain-containing protein: MFADLHAHARPGSGDARMEMSELAREAQTLGLEAIALTDHGVADLAGAREELAACGVTLIPGREVSCDLGHVLVFATDLDWLAGLPPRCPLPLPDSRVGPCALVWAHPAGWRLGGALIPPDPSRGAEHLHGVEVLNGERLHQTDGVRLAEEIAATLGLPGYGGSDAHDTRAVGRCLTEVPGARDPSTFIEGLAAGNGRAALSRHWAEVRGYDYVRSDLTPYLR, encoded by the coding sequence ATGTTCGCCGATCTCCACGCCCACGCCCGTCCCGGGTCCGGTGATGCCCGGATGGAGATGAGTGAGCTCGCCCGCGAGGCGCAGACGCTCGGGCTCGAGGCGATCGCCCTGACCGATCACGGCGTTGCCGATCTGGCCGGCGCACGGGAGGAGCTTGCGGCGTGCGGCGTGACGTTGATCCCCGGCCGCGAGGTTTCGTGTGACCTCGGCCATGTGCTGGTGTTCGCGACCGACCTGGATTGGCTTGCGGGGCTTCCGCCGCGATGCCCGCTGCCGCTGCCCGACTCGCGGGTCGGTCCCTGCGCGCTCGTGTGGGCGCACCCCGCTGGATGGCGGCTGGGCGGCGCCTTGATCCCGCCCGATCCCTCGCGCGGCGCCGAGCACCTGCACGGCGTCGAAGTTCTCAACGGCGAGCGGCTGCATCAAACCGACGGCGTGCGCCTCGCCGAGGAGATCGCAGCGACCCTCGGGCTGCCCGGCTACGGCGGCAGCGACGCACACGACACCCGCGCGGTCGGGCGCTGCCTGACCGAGGTGCCCGGCGCTCGAGATCCGAGCACGTTCATCGAGGGGCTCGCCGCCGGAAACGGGCGGGCCGCGCTGTCCCGGCACTGGGCAGAGGTCCGTGGGTACGATTACGTCCGCTCCGATCTGACCCCCTATCTGAGGTAG
- a CDS encoding aminodeoxychorismate/anthranilate synthase component II codes for MAARVLVVDNYDSFTYNLVQELAELGAAPTVVRNDAWTLDQVREFAPDGIVISPGPGTPERPSDVGISNDVIRELGPSTPLLGVCLGHQCIGYVFGARIVRAPQLVHGKTSQIYHRGEGVLDGLPIPFEATRYHSLVIERTSLPHELKVIAETGDELVMAVRHRTLPIEGVQFHPESVLTAEGMDILRNFLERCVQPAGTR; via the coding sequence ATGGCCGCCCGCGTGCTCGTCGTCGACAACTACGATTCCTTCACCTACAACCTCGTCCAGGAGCTCGCCGAGCTCGGCGCGGCGCCGACCGTCGTACGGAACGATGCGTGGACGCTCGATCAGGTCCGTGAGTTCGCGCCCGACGGGATCGTGATATCGCCCGGCCCCGGAACGCCGGAACGACCGTCCGACGTCGGGATCTCGAACGACGTGATCCGTGAGCTCGGGCCGTCCACGCCGCTACTCGGTGTTTGTCTGGGTCATCAATGCATCGGATACGTGTTCGGCGCGCGGATCGTGCGGGCGCCGCAACTTGTGCACGGCAAGACCTCACAGATCTACCACCGCGGCGAGGGCGTCCTCGACGGGTTGCCGATCCCGTTCGAGGCGACGCGCTATCACTCGCTCGTGATCGAGCGGACCTCGCTCCCGCACGAGCTGAAGGTGATCGCCGAGACCGGCGACGAGCTGGTGATGGCGGTGCGGCACCGGACCCTGCCTATCGAGGGGGTGCAGTTCCATCCCGAGAGCGTGCTGACCGCGGAGGGGATGGACATCTTGCGGAACTTCCTCGAGCGCTGCGTGCAGCCCGCCGGGACGCGCTAA
- a CDS encoding penicillin acylase family protein: MEDWVAAIKEYAGSALRPTEGRVRLEGLNEEVEVFTDRWGVPHIYAKTTDDVYFAQGYLHAAERLWQMDFTRRAAQGRLAEVVGAAGLPLDRFFRTLGFWRLAKKLAKDYDDESRALAVPYHAGFIAALRTMPRPAEYQLLNAEPAFPDVLEDSLVDVASIALMMSFQLSANWPFELLRAELAAHLGVERARELTPFINAEGPIVAMTSAEFPTVAQQFRDTAYAAGVRPGVGSNNWVASGAKTTTGKPLLANDPHLMVQMPAIWMEMHLVAPDLDVAGVSLPGLAGIAIGHNDRVAWGFTNTQADVTDLYVERLSEDRKRYEYKGKWLPLKRIREKITVLGEPKPILHEVLETRHGPLISSTIAGGTSPEVVENRISEAVAFRWIQRELPLSAKATSMLNHVSNWEEFREAARAWPIAGQNMIYADVDGNIGYQFTGSVPIRAKGTGVVPVPGWTGGYEWKGTVPFDDLPRVFNPEQGFIATANHRMVDADYPYLLTHDWEMPHRIRRIVAMLTAKERLDHDDFRAMHMDTFSGIAADLVPLLLQADIAGERETEAIKHVETWDLRLDTDAIGGSIFNAWFARVAEALFAEKLGPQLFEEYYPRKAWTTNHAYDATREILVNPQAFWVGGDGTDNGGQRDRLLGEALTKALDDLEARLGADMNDWRWGRLHQVHFRHILANAIPPLNELFSAGPFEVGGGDDTVNRGVLHPSEGFADGAIASYRQIIDLADFDRSLSIITTGNSGNPASPHFADQAPMWATGEYHPMPFTRAAVEAASEGMLVLAPGL, translated from the coding sequence ATGGAAGATTGGGTCGCCGCCATCAAGGAGTACGCGGGTTCCGCGCTCCGCCCGACCGAAGGCCGTGTCCGGCTCGAGGGTCTCAACGAGGAAGTCGAAGTCTTCACCGATCGCTGGGGCGTTCCCCACATCTACGCGAAGACGACCGACGACGTGTACTTCGCCCAGGGATATCTGCACGCAGCAGAGCGGCTCTGGCAGATGGACTTCACGCGCCGCGCGGCGCAGGGCCGGCTCGCGGAGGTCGTCGGTGCAGCCGGCCTGCCGCTCGACCGCTTCTTCCGCACGCTCGGCTTCTGGCGGCTCGCCAAGAAGCTCGCGAAGGACTACGACGACGAATCGCGAGCGCTCGCGGTCCCGTACCACGCGGGGTTCATCGCGGCGTTGCGCACGATGCCCAGACCGGCCGAGTATCAGCTCCTCAACGCCGAGCCCGCGTTCCCCGACGTCTTGGAAGACTCGCTGGTCGACGTCGCGTCGATCGCGTTGATGATGTCGTTCCAGCTGTCGGCGAACTGGCCGTTCGAGCTGTTGCGTGCGGAGCTGGCCGCGCACCTCGGTGTCGAGCGGGCTCGCGAGCTGACCCCGTTCATCAACGCTGAGGGCCCCATCGTCGCGATGACTTCGGCCGAGTTCCCCACGGTCGCGCAGCAGTTCCGCGACACCGCCTACGCAGCCGGCGTGCGGCCCGGGGTCGGAAGCAACAACTGGGTGGCATCGGGCGCCAAGACCACCACCGGGAAGCCCCTGCTCGCCAACGACCCGCATCTGATGGTGCAGATGCCGGCGATCTGGATGGAGATGCACCTGGTCGCGCCCGATCTCGACGTCGCCGGCGTGTCGCTGCCCGGGCTCGCCGGGATCGCGATCGGCCACAACGACCGGGTGGCGTGGGGATTCACCAACACCCAGGCCGACGTCACCGATCTCTACGTCGAACGGCTTTCGGAGGATCGCAAGAGATACGAATACAAGGGCAAGTGGCTCCCCCTGAAGCGCATCCGCGAGAAGATCACCGTCCTCGGCGAGCCCAAGCCCATCCTGCACGAGGTGCTCGAGACGCGGCACGGGCCACTGATCTCCTCGACGATCGCCGGCGGGACGTCGCCGGAGGTAGTGGAGAACCGCATCTCTGAAGCCGTCGCGTTCCGCTGGATCCAGCGCGAGCTTCCGCTTTCCGCCAAGGCCACCTCCATGCTGAACCACGTCTCCAACTGGGAAGAGTTCCGCGAGGCCGCCCGCGCCTGGCCGATCGCCGGACAGAACATGATCTACGCCGACGTCGACGGAAACATCGGCTACCAGTTCACCGGCTCGGTCCCGATCCGCGCGAAGGGAACCGGCGTCGTGCCGGTGCCCGGCTGGACGGGCGGATACGAGTGGAAGGGAACGGTCCCCTTCGACGACCTCCCGCGCGTGTTCAATCCGGAGCAAGGCTTCATCGCGACGGCGAACCATCGGATGGTCGACGCCGACTATCCCTACCTGCTCACCCACGATTGGGAGATGCCCCACCGGATCCGTCGCATAGTCGCGATGCTGACGGCCAAGGAGCGACTGGACCACGACGATTTCAGGGCGATGCACATGGACACGTTCTCGGGGATCGCGGCCGACCTCGTTCCGCTGCTCCTCCAGGCCGATATCGCCGGCGAGCGCGAGACCGAAGCGATCAAGCACGTCGAGACCTGGGATCTCCGGCTCGACACGGATGCGATCGGCGGCTCGATCTTCAATGCGTGGTTCGCGCGGGTGGCGGAGGCGTTGTTCGCCGAGAAGCTCGGGCCGCAGCTGTTCGAGGAGTACTACCCGCGCAAAGCCTGGACGACGAACCACGCGTACGACGCGACCCGCGAGATCCTCGTCAACCCCCAGGCGTTCTGGGTCGGCGGCGACGGGACGGACAACGGCGGGCAACGCGATCGCCTGCTCGGTGAGGCGCTGACCAAGGCGCTCGACGATCTCGAAGCGCGGCTCGGGGCCGACATGAACGATTGGCGGTGGGGGCGGCTCCACCAGGTGCACTTCCGGCACATCCTCGCGAACGCGATCCCGCCCTTGAACGAGCTGTTCTCGGCCGGGCCGTTCGAGGTGGGAGGCGGGGACGACACCGTGAACCGCGGCGTGTTGCATCCCTCGGAGGGTTTCGCCGACGGCGCGATCGCCTCGTACCGGCAGATCATCGATCTCGCAGACTTCGACCGGTCGCTGTCGATCATCACCACCGGCAACTCTGGGAACCCGGCGAGCCCTCACTTCGCCGATCAGGCGCCGATGTGGGCGACCGGCGAATACCACCCGATGCCGTTCACCCGCGCTGCGGTCGAGGCAGCGTCCGAAGGGATGTTGGTGCTGGCGCCCGGCCTGTGA
- a CDS encoding thiolase family protein, producing MREAVIVEAVRTPLGKRNGKLKDHHPVDLLGDTLSELFARSGVDPSLVDDNITGCVMQVGEQAINIGRNAWLSAGLPDQVPATTVDRQCGSSQQAAHFAAQGVMSGAYDLVVASGIEHMTRVPMGSSLSGPGFPFTQRMFERYEGNLVPQGISAELIAGRWGFTREQADALGYRSQVLARKATDEGRFQREIFPIKVAGENGAAEVFDTDEGLRETSLEKLASLKPAFYDENIGKKFPEINWVVTAANSSQITDGASALLITTPEKAKELGLTPRARFHTFSVAAADPVLMLTGVIPSTQKALARSGLKIEDIDRFEVNEAFATVLLVWKKELGVSDELFEERVNVNGGAIALGHPLGASGARLMTTLLHELERSGGRYGLQTMCEGGGMSNATIIERLG from the coding sequence ATGCGCGAAGCCGTCATCGTCGAGGCCGTCCGCACGCCGCTGGGGAAGCGCAACGGCAAGTTGAAAGATCACCATCCGGTCGACCTGCTGGGCGACACGCTGAGCGAGCTGTTCGCCCGCTCCGGCGTCGACCCGTCACTCGTGGACGACAACATCACCGGTTGCGTCATGCAGGTCGGCGAGCAGGCGATCAACATCGGCCGCAACGCATGGCTCTCGGCCGGCTTGCCCGATCAAGTGCCGGCGACCACGGTCGACCGCCAGTGCGGCTCCTCGCAACAAGCCGCGCACTTCGCCGCGCAGGGTGTCATGTCGGGCGCGTACGATCTCGTCGTCGCGTCCGGCATCGAGCACATGACGCGCGTGCCGATGGGCTCGTCGCTGAGCGGCCCCGGGTTCCCGTTCACGCAGCGGATGTTCGAACGCTACGAGGGCAACCTCGTTCCGCAGGGGATCTCCGCGGAGCTGATCGCCGGGCGTTGGGGCTTCACCCGCGAGCAGGCCGATGCGCTCGGCTACCGCTCGCAGGTCCTCGCTCGGAAGGCGACCGACGAAGGGCGTTTCCAGCGTGAGATCTTCCCGATCAAGGTCGCCGGGGAGAACGGCGCCGCGGAGGTGTTCGACACCGACGAAGGACTGCGCGAAACCTCGCTCGAGAAGCTGGCTTCGCTGAAGCCGGCCTTCTACGACGAGAACATCGGGAAGAAGTTCCCCGAGATCAACTGGGTCGTCACCGCGGCCAACTCCTCGCAGATCACCGACGGTGCGTCGGCGCTGCTGATCACGACTCCGGAGAAGGCGAAGGAGCTGGGCCTCACTCCACGCGCGCGGTTCCACACGTTCTCCGTCGCCGCGGCAGACCCGGTGCTCATGCTGACCGGCGTCATCCCCTCGACGCAGAAGGCCCTTGCTCGTAGCGGGCTCAAGATCGAAGACATCGACCGCTTCGAGGTCAACGAGGCATTCGCCACCGTGTTGCTCGTCTGGAAGAAGGAGCTCGGCGTCTCCGACGAGCTCTTCGAGGAGCGGGTCAACGTCAACGGCGGCGCGATCGCCCTCGGGCACCCGCTCGGGGCTTCCGGCGCGCGGCTGATGACCACCTTGCTGCACGAGCTCGAGCGCAGCGGCGGGCGGTATGGGCTCCAGACGATGTGCGAGGGCGGCGGCATGTCCAACGCTACGATCATCGAAAGGCTCGGCTGA
- a CDS encoding SCP2 sterol-binding domain-containing protein: protein MAVKFLSDEWLSEVESRLNANDAFQSAAKGQSARLLNEVSGGPGGDVKYGFVLDGGKVQLVQGDIENAEATLSQNYETAVSMSKQEMTGQQAFMQGKVKITGNLMKMMQLQGVFGAMPTAVGDLEVEY from the coding sequence ATGGCAGTCAAGTTCCTCTCCGACGAATGGCTCAGCGAGGTCGAAAGCCGCCTGAATGCGAACGACGCGTTCCAGTCGGCGGCCAAGGGCCAGAGCGCGCGGCTCCTGAACGAGGTCAGCGGCGGGCCCGGCGGCGATGTCAAGTACGGATTCGTTCTGGACGGCGGGAAGGTCCAGCTCGTCCAGGGCGATATCGAGAACGCCGAGGCCACGCTTTCGCAGAACTACGAGACGGCCGTGTCGATGTCCAAGCAGGAGATGACCGGCCAGCAGGCGTTCATGCAGGGAAAAGTTAAGATCACGGGGAACCTCATGAAGATGATGCAACTCCAAGGTGTGTTCGGCGCGATGCCGACGGCCGTCGGGGACCTCGAGGTCGAGTACTAA
- a CDS encoding PASTA domain-containing protein: ITKNGEVKVTDFGIARAASSETVTQTATVLGTAQYFSPEQAQAGPVDARSDIYSLGIVLYEMLTRQVPFTGSSPVAIAYKHVKEDPIQPSRLNADIPPALEAIVMKALAKNPDNRYQNAQEMRQDLGRAAAGKPVQATPLMAPVEQTSIHTPAVSDQTTIIRRTGGPPPADVQRRRRLGWILMTLIMLAIAGVVAWAIIASLPESKPAFAVPNVVNETEVEARRILTAANLKVNIEDRRPDPEVPVGSVITQDPAPPATVKEGDTVSLIVSEGVGRTTVPDLIGLTRDQAIAKIEEVGLVVGRITEAPSTPEQKGKVIAQGIPKDTGVDRGTPINIRIGTGPETAIVPNVEGKSQAEATAELKAAGFEVNVVISSEGLCAFTPGEVCDQNPEGNTTLEKRKTVTITVGEEPFPTEEPTPTESP, encoded by the coding sequence TGATCACCAAGAACGGCGAGGTGAAGGTCACCGACTTCGGGATCGCGCGCGCGGCTTCGTCCGAGACGGTGACCCAGACCGCGACCGTGCTCGGCACAGCACAGTACTTCTCGCCGGAGCAGGCCCAGGCCGGCCCGGTGGATGCTCGATCCGACATCTACTCGCTCGGCATCGTGCTGTACGAGATGCTCACGCGACAGGTTCCGTTCACCGGCTCGTCGCCGGTCGCGATCGCCTACAAGCACGTGAAGGAAGACCCGATCCAGCCGTCGCGTCTGAACGCGGACATCCCGCCGGCGCTCGAGGCGATCGTCATGAAGGCGCTCGCCAAGAACCCCGACAACCGGTACCAGAACGCGCAGGAGATGCGGCAGGATCTGGGCCGCGCCGCCGCCGGCAAACCGGTGCAGGCCACACCGTTGATGGCGCCCGTCGAGCAAACCTCGATCCACACGCCTGCGGTGTCGGATCAGACCACGATCATCCGCCGCACCGGCGGGCCGCCGCCCGCTGACGTCCAGCGACGGCGCCGGCTCGGCTGGATCTTGATGACGCTGATCATGTTGGCGATCGCGGGGGTGGTTGCGTGGGCGATCATCGCCTCTCTGCCGGAGTCGAAACCGGCGTTCGCGGTACCCAACGTCGTGAACGAAACCGAAGTCGAGGCTCGTCGCATACTGACAGCGGCCAACCTTAAGGTGAACATCGAAGACAGGCGACCCGACCCTGAGGTTCCCGTAGGCAGTGTCATCACTCAGGATCCGGCTCCCCCGGCCACCGTAAAGGAGGGGGACACGGTCAGCCTGATCGTTTCCGAGGGCGTAGGGAGAACAACCGTTCCCGACCTGATCGGGCTCACCAGAGATCAAGCGATCGCCAAGATCGAAGAGGTCGGACTGGTGGTCGGCCGCATCACCGAAGCTCCGAGCACTCCGGAGCAGAAGGGCAAGGTCATCGCGCAGGGCATCCCGAAGGACACCGGTGTCGATCGAGGGACACCGATCAACATCCGGATCGGCACAGGCCCTGAGACCGCGATCGTCCCCAACGTCGAAGGAAAGTCGCAGGCAGAAGCGACCGCCGAACTGAAGGCCGCGGGCTTCGAGGTCAACGTCGTCATTTCCAGCGAAGGCCTCTGCGCCTTCACGCCGGGTGAGGTCTGCGATCAGAACCCGGAGGGTAACACCACGCTCGAGAAGAGGAAGACCGTCACGATCACGGTCGGGGAGGAGCCGTTCCCGACCGAGGAGCCGACCCCGACCGAGAGTCCTTAG
- a CDS encoding FmdB family zinc ribbon protein, producing the protein MPVFGYKCTACGEREDAIVLPGEEAPTACKACGGPLKRTWGGRVHISLQGWGFSKTDSYLPDNRPRRDFKQLKERAERISDE; encoded by the coding sequence ATGCCGGTCTTCGGCTACAAGTGCACCGCGTGCGGCGAGCGCGAGGACGCGATCGTGCTGCCCGGCGAGGAGGCGCCCACCGCCTGCAAGGCTTGCGGTGGCCCCCTGAAGCGCACCTGGGGCGGGCGCGTTCACATCTCGTTGCAGGGCTGGGGCTTCTCGAAGACCGACTCCTACCTGCCGGACAACCGCCCCCGCCGCGACTTCAAGCAACTCAAGGAACGCGCGGAGCGCATCTCCGACGAGTAG
- a CDS encoding metal-sensitive transcriptional regulator gives MAYKYAAEKELILNRLKRVEGQVRGIARMVEEDTYCVDVLTQISAAISALEKVGLVLLADHIRGCVTDAVSTGDGEQSVNELVGVVERFLKA, from the coding sequence GTGGCATACAAGTACGCGGCGGAAAAGGAGCTCATCCTAAACCGGCTCAAGCGGGTCGAAGGCCAGGTGCGCGGCATCGCCCGGATGGTCGAGGAGGACACCTACTGCGTCGACGTGCTCACACAGATCTCCGCGGCCATCTCTGCCCTCGAGAAAGTCGGGCTTGTGTTGCTCGCGGACCACATCCGTGGCTGCGTCACCGACGCCGTGTCCACCGGCGACGGCGAGCAGTCGGTGAACGAGCTGGTAGGCGTCGTAGAGCGATTCCTCAAGGCGTAA
- a CDS encoding sortase: protein MKALRATGSTFIFLGLSILFFVLYELVGTSAITKARQNDLQADFSLALEGGLLPDPFTGELPLPQASKARSAIKGIARMRIPKIGVNVIVVEGVTLERLAYGPGHYPSTPLFGEKGAVGVAGHRTGWGAPFFNVDRLRLGDQVIVETGKATYTYRMTTSRVVSPGQSEVLDGNPTSNAEMQLVLTTCTPKFTARDRLILFFDLISEVPRA from the coding sequence GTGAAAGCCCTTCGCGCGACCGGCTCGACATTCATCTTCCTGGGTCTGTCGATCCTTTTCTTCGTCCTTTACGAGCTGGTCGGCACGAGCGCCATCACCAAGGCGCGACAGAACGACCTCCAGGCCGACTTCAGCCTGGCGCTCGAGGGCGGCCTGCTCCCCGACCCCTTCACCGGCGAGCTGCCCCTTCCGCAGGCCTCGAAGGCGCGGAGCGCCATCAAGGGTATCGCCCGGATGCGCATCCCGAAGATCGGGGTGAACGTCATCGTCGTCGAAGGGGTCACACTCGAGCGGCTCGCCTACGGGCCGGGCCACTATCCTTCGACGCCTCTCTTCGGCGAGAAGGGGGCGGTAGGCGTCGCCGGGCATCGAACCGGGTGGGGCGCCCCGTTCTTCAACGTCGACCGCCTGCGTCTGGGGGATCAGGTCATCGTCGAAACCGGCAAGGCGACGTACACCTACCGCATGACGACGAGCCGCGTTGTGAGTCCCGGACAATCCGAGGTCCTGGACGGCAACCCCACCTCCAATGCGGAGATGCAACTGGTACTGACGACGTGCACACCGAAGTTCACTGCGCGCGATCGTCTTATCCTATTCTTCGATCTGATATCGGAGGTGCCCCGAGCATGA